TTCAGAAATTGTTGGAGGTTCCGGCACGGCAAACAGCTTCTCGCTCTCATACAAGATATACGGCTCGGGAACAGCAAACGAACAGCGCGCATAATCCTTGACACTCTCATCATAGACGCTCATGCCCAACTGACTTGCCATCCACTTCTGCCCCTCAGCCAAAGCCATGCCTTGAGGAAGCACGAAAACCAGACGCAACCCCTCCAACGATGGCGAAACATGGGCAAGCACTATGCCCAACGTTTCTGCCCGCGGGGCAATCTCTCTCCATGTTTCGCGCGGAGCAGGAATATGGTCGATATCAAAAATACTCAATCCTGTTGGAACGGCTTCGGCATTCGCCCTGCGCCCCTTGGGAAACGTGGCATGAAAAAGAAACACTGGCAGACGGCGTTTACATTCCGACTTGCGATGTTCGAAATCTTCCTGGCTCATCTCACCCCGAAGTTTCATCTCGCGGGCATCGGCTATCTCTGCACACAACCTACCGACTTTCTCTGACCGCACCACCTGGCGGAACAATTCGGGGGTACAATCTACTACCCCCCTGCTTATACTTGAACTATAACCAAACATATGTTTTCAATGTTTAATGTGAAATGTGAAATGTTTAATGTGGAATGTGGAATGAGGAATTAGAAATGAGGAATGTTTAATTATGAATTATGCATTATAAATTATGAATTAAATCAACTCCACATTACACACTCCTCACTCCTCACTATAAATTATGAATTGCAAAATACATGAAGTCTGATGCTTCCTGACTTTCACGGTCAATCACCTCATAAGGACTTTCAATCTCTGTCCGTTCAACAGAGAGTGTCAGTCGGGCACGCTCCTTGCTGACGGTTGCTTTTCCATGTGCCAGCCGAATGGTCTTCGTTCCCGGCTCACTCTCCTGCACTGGCTGTTTCCATGCATTGAAATTTCCCTCCTTGGGGTTCACCAATCCGATAGACCCTCTGACTCTGTTTCCACTTGCAATGAGCGACTGATACACCTTGTCGGCAATCTGAAGTTTGATTTCCATGATGCTATCCTTTCTTTAGATGAGTTTTGTGATATAGATTTGATTCTCATGACGCTCCATGCCGTTCTTGTCGGTGAAAGGGCGCTGCTTGATATAGCCCTGCATGCGGTGCATCATGGTGCGGTCGTAAGGTTGGCAGTCGCGTGCCATGTCGCCCGTCATTTCAGCATAGAATTCATCGATGCCGTCACTCAGAATAAATCCCATCGTGTGGAAAGTCTTCTGCGTTCCGTCCTGGGCTGTATACTGGCGCGAAGTGTGCGCCCCTTGGTTGATGATTGTTACAAACTTTTCCATTTTTACTTTTCGTTTTTTTATTGAACAAAAGCAGCCTGCCGTTCTTCTTCCCGGGCATAAGAACAAAAGCCTGCCGACTCCATGTTTTGGAATCCACAGGCAAAGATAGGGCAAAAAGAAACGCTGTGAACCGAATGGAAACACAGCGTAAAAAACAAAGTAAAAAAGTAAATTCTATCGTAAGAAAGTCAGCAGGCGGTCGGCAATAAGCTTCTGCCGGGAGAAACAGGTGTTCACCTTATCCGTGAGCGAAAAGCTTTCCCAATGCTTATAATGCTTGTCAAGAATTCCATTCTTGGCCTTCTGCACGGCCTGATAATCACAAGGATAGTCAAGGGCATGGCTGAAAGGCAATTGCTCTGCACGCTGACAGAAAGCCGTCAGCTCACCGGGCCAGCCATAGAAATCTACCAGCACCCTGTAAATGGCCACCCACTGCGATTTAACCGTGAACAAAGGCATCAGCTCCTCTATTCCTCGGGCAATCTCTTCCTCGCTCTTGCCCACCGAAGCCTCTTTCCCAGCAGGCACAACCGCTCGGTCAACGTTCACCTCGGCGCCACTCACACTCAAATTCACCGTCTCATTATCGTGGATGTCGATATACGACCCCTGCACATTGATTGTATTTCCCATATCATCCTTGTTATTCTTCACGCGCTTTCCTGGTCTTCTCTATCTCATCAAGAACTATCTTGGGATTTCTAAGCTCCTTAACCAGCAAATCAACCTCAGTGCGTGGATTGTGAGCGGCATAATCGACTTCCCCTTCATGAGAACCACGCAACCTTTGAGCCCTACTCATAGCTTGGGCTTCATGGCCATGTTCTTGTAAAATCTGATAAAAGTCCTTGTCATTCTTCGCGTAGCTGAAATCCTCCTTTTTCAACTCCTTTTTCAATATGCTCTCAATCCTGTTGACATAGTCCTTACACTTACCTTCAACTCCTCCCTGGAAATGAAGAAGAAACCACAATTCGAAAGCCCCATTACTCCATGCGCATTTCATTCCTTCTTCCTCAGCCTTTACGATAGCTTCGTTGAAATCTTTGTATTCGTCTTTATCAAACACAACCCAAACGCGATCGAAAGGAACCTGATGCTTACACTTGTATTCCTTCTCCAACTTCTTTGCCTTCTCCACCAGCTTGCAGGTACCACAAGCACCTCCGCCGATTACAGCTGCAGGGACCACTTGTGTTCTTTGCTTATCTATCTTTGCACCATTATTTTGTGATTTGCAATCATCGATAAGCGCCTTAAAATAATTAGGCTCGGTTTTCTTTCCCTCACACACAATGAGAAATCTTACAATCTTGGCTCTCGTGCCTTGTTTTCGCTCACTATTAACTAAGGGGCCACGCATCTTTGTTGTTTTCTTCATGGTTATGCCTGTGATTATCGGATGAATGGAATGGCACCATAACGGCCTTCAATATAATTTTTCTCGAAATTGCGGTCATTGCGCTCCTTGAATTCAAGAAGCGAATAGAGGTCGCTGGCTTCGGTGGCATCTTTCTCGGTGAACCACACCTGATCACGGCGAAGGTAATCCTTATCAAGCAGATGCGTGTCGTGGGTGGTGAATACGACCTGTGCCCCCTTAGGGTTGGTTTCCTTGTCCATGAACAGGCGCACAATGGCACGCGTCAGCATGGGGTGAAGCTTGGCATCAAGTTCGTCGACGAAGAGCACCTTGCCCTTTAGAAGTGTATCGAAAAGCGGCCCCGAGAACGAGATTATTTTATTCGTTCCATTCGACTCAAAAATCTCTGCATTAAATCTCGTCTGTCCCACTACTTTCCCCTCTTTGTCATAAACATGATGTGTCGTATATATATCATATTCCCTCGATTCCAAAGTTTTCTTAAGATTTACATCCTGCAAAGTAGCTATTTTTTCTTTTGTTTCATCAGAAATTTTGAATTCTTCGACCTCTAACTCGGTAAATCCCAAGTCAAGCTTTTTGAATAGATTTATGGCTTGGGCATAACCATCGAGTTTATTTGCAAGCATTTTAAGTGAAAACTGCTTATATCCTTCTCCTTCTAAGCCTGAAATCGTATTGCAACACCTAAAATACGAGATGAGTTTTTGAGAAACTTCTCCATTGAGTTGAGCCACAAGTGAGAGAAAAAGGCGATTCTTGGTTGTAAGTTCCTTTTTATTTTTGCCTTCAGGAAAATATTTTGTTGAGACAGTAAATTCTTCTCCTTGTCGTTCGAACAAAACATGCTCTTTACTATTCGGCTCAACCTTCTTTTCGTAAAGCCATTCCCTGACAATCTCTCTCGGTAGATATTCAAAACCATATTTATAAACCGCATTATCAAGCAAGAATTGAATTTCGAACGCTGTAGGAGCATCTTTCGTTTGCGTATCAAGCATAAAAGGATTATGTGGAATAAAATTATCGGGATTAAGCTTAGTATTGTTTCTTACAATATATCTAAACCATCCCAACGCTTTGATAACATTCGTCTTTCCACTCGAGTTAGCCCCATAGATTGCAGCCACAGGGAGCAGGCGGAAACCATCTTTTTCGATAACAGACTCGGACAAGTCTTCAACTCTCCCCGCTTCCATGCGCAATGACTTGATGTCACGGAACGAGCGGAAATTACCAAAACTAAAATTAATCAGCATAATTGTATATGATAAATATTTAATGCAAAGATAACAAACAAAAACGCTCTTCATGGCGTTTTGCGAGATTTTTTCTCATAAAAGTGCGGTTATTTATATAAAATTACATCTAAAAGGGCTTTTTTACGATATTTTTTCGCGTTCATTAACGCTTTCTTTCTCGCCAACCACCAATTGCCCATTATCGTGCGCCTCAATATAATTGCCGTGCACGGTCAACGAGCGAGGTATCTGTGCTTGCCGACGCTCTATCTCTTCATCCACCCGGGCAAGGAGCGCATCGGCCTGCGGGTAGCCATGCCGACGAACATACTCGAAGGTGCGGCGAAAGGCATGGAGCGTTTCATCATCAATACATTCAGTGTGGGCAGTCCATTGCCAGGGGAGTTCAGCCGAGGGTTTGCTCCGCTTCGCCACTTCTACGAACACGACGCCCGAGAGAAACTGCCACAATTGGCGCTTCGGCACCGAGGCATAATAGAGTCGGGAAAGGAAATTCTGACGGTCGTTCTGCCACACACGATAAAGTCCTGCGGGGAAAGCCTCCAAAGAAGCAATCACCTTACCGACTTCATCGTCAGAGACCTGCAAGAACAGGCGCTTCGTGGTTTCTTCATCGGCCACCATTGAGAGCCAGCGCTCCATGGTCATCGCTTCACTGCCCAATTGGCGCCCCATTACGCTTCCAAGCCGTTCGAGCGAATGAATCACTTCGGCATCCACATCCACACCGATCGCTTCCATGCGCCCCACGAGTGCCTGCCGACGCTGAGTCATTTCACGGCTGATATCGAGCAGCGAAAGCGAGCTGAAGCGTACCAGCAGGCAGGCGAACTCCTCACGTTCAGAGGTGCTCCATTCGGGCCAGGCTTCAAGCAGGTCGTCGATGCCGTCGGCCACCGCCTCAAGGCGCTTCAGTTCGCGCGAACGCTCGAGCAGAGGGCCGGCATAGTGCCAGGCAGAGAAATCCAGAAGCGGAAGCGAAGCTGATGTCCCACTGCAATTTTTCACAAACTGCTCCACAAGCAATGAGTTATGCTCCTTGTCGACTTCGACTACTCTCGTGCGCAGGCGTTCCCTCTCCACGCAGGCAAAAGCCTCATGCGCCAGCCCACGCTGCCTCCTGCACACATAGCCTATCAGTCGCCCCTGCCAGTCGTAGGCCACAACAGCCTGCGGGTCGGCATGATTGTCGTGCTCAGCACGCAGGGTGACGGCTTTTCCAAGGGCCTCCCCCATGAAGTCCTCCATACAGCCGGCTATCTCATGATAGGGCAGTCCGACGATGCGCAGTTGAATTATGCTCACTATGGTTTTTCTTTTGAAAGATTATTATTTCCTGAAAACTCATTTTGTTATCAGTGGTTTTGAAGAAAAGTCCAACTGACACTCCCCCTTAGTTTTTCAATCGGCATTTCTTTCGCATCCGATGACAAAGATAAGAAAAAAAATTGGAAAAACAAACGATTGAATATGTAATGAAAAAGAAAAAATAAAAATATTACATATTACAATATTACATGTAACGTTTACTCAATTCATCATGCATGATGCACAGGAATATAAGGGATACTTACGGATTGATAGTTTTATGGAGATTATATATAATAATTATTAGTAGTATTATGTTATTATAATATATAATATATTATATATTATAATAAGCTATCTTATATTCAGACCTATTCACCATGCATAATGCATGGTTAAGAGATGTCAAGCGCTTTGTTTTCTCATGCAAATGCGCAATTATGCATGATGAATTAAAAAACAGTGAATTGAGTAAACGTTACATGTAATATTGTAATATGTAATATTTTTGATTCTGCATGACGAATCATGCATCATGAATTGTGCATTATGAATTACGAATTAATCTTTAACACCCATTAACACGCTCAAAATCCCTTTTTCCATGGTCTTCGGACGATTGTACTGTATCTTTGTAGGAAAGAAACAAAACCATGTAAACACACCCACATCAAAGTCCTTCTTCGCAGGTAAAAGTGGGGCCGCTCACCCGGGAGAGTAGAAGGAGGCGTAATTACCATGTTAAACTACAAGATTTACAAGAACAAAAACAAGAAATCGGCAGGCTATGGCAGATTCTATGCCCGATCAGTGATCAACGAGACCAAGAACATCGAACAGTTGGCTGAACACATGTCGTTTCACAACACTCCTTTCTCGAAAGGCGTCATCAAAGGCATCATCACCGACATGGTGGAGTGTATCAGGGAACTGGCATTGGCGGGCACGGCCGTGAAGCTCGACAATCTGGCCATTTTCTCCGTAGGCATCACCTCCAAGGGTGCAGAATCGGGTGCAGCCTTCTCGCCTGCCAAACACATCAAGGCCTATCGCCTGCGTGCACGCCCGACTGGGAAATTCAATGCCCACAGCCTCAAGACCGCTACCCATGTGCAGGAACAGACTGAATATCAGATTCAGAAAAAGAAAAAGAAAACTGAGACTGGAACACCTCAGGGATAGCGTATAACACCTCTCCCCCAACCCCTCTCCCAAGGAGAGGGGAAAAGATTTGGGAAGACTAATTGAGAAGAATCTCTTCCCGGTCCTCTACCGTAGTTCCCCTCTCCCTGGAGAGGGGTTGGGGGTGAGGCTTCATTATTAATCTTAAAAAAATATCATCATGAAAAACAACACTTGGAAAGTCATCCTTCAGACTGTCATCACCATTCTTACGGCCATTGCCACAACCCTCGGGGTTAGCTCGTGCATGTGACACCTCTCCCCTGCCCTCTCTCCCAAGGAGAGGGGGAGTGTGCGCAGAGTCTTATGGAGAGTTTTTTTCAATTCGCCTTCTCAATTCGCCTTCTCAATTCGCCTTCTCAATTCGCACTCCCCTCTCCTTGGAGAGGGGTTGGGGGTGAGGCTTCCTTTTTCAGGGCATCGGTGTGAGTTCTTTCGCCAACTTTCGGGCATAGGGTGCGGGGTATCCAGAGCGCCAGACAGGGGCAGGAGTTCCACGCTTGGTGCGCAGGAAGTTACCGTTTTCATCGGTGGGTCTGACAACCATATCGTTGTATTTCACGATGAGGTGGAAAGCCAACTGCGTCCAACGCGCAAGCATGCGCTGTGCCTGCAGGTTGCTATAGTCGTTGAGCTGGCGCAGGGCTGCCGCCTTATCGGTGGCATAGCGCCGGCAGGCTTCTTTTTCAATTTCTGCCTGCTGGGCAAAATAGCTCTGTTCGAGACTGTCGCGCACGGCTTTCAGACTTGGGAACATCTGGCTATAACGCGGATAGACCATGTTGCTGACCCAATTGCACACCCAGAAGGCATTCTTCATCGAGAAGGTAAGGGCATCAGCCCCAGGCGTGTTATAGCATTCGGGACGCACGGTGTTGCCACAATAGACAGGGGTGTAGGCTATCATGTTTCCGTCGTCATTGCCAAACCACAACACGCCACCAATCTCACGGGGAAGCCATGAACGCATTTCGCTGACATAGGAGAAAGTGGTTTGCTGGGTGCTCACGGGGCGCTCGTTGAAATAAGCTTTTCCATTGACTTTATAGACCAAGGGCGAGGGGCGGTAGGGCATTTGCCAGATGCCGCCTCCGATGTCGAGGGTGTCGGTGGCGAGAGGTGTGCCTTCATAATGGTCGCGCATGGCAGTCTGCACATCTTGCACACTGAGTTTATGCTTGGGCACTATCCAGAGCGGCATGTCTTCAGCGTTGGGATCAAGTCCCTCGGCCCAAGGCAAATAGCGGGAGAAGCCATCGGCAAAGCGATTGAAGAATGCCCACACGCGGGCATCACAGAAACGACGTCCTCCGAAGTCGGGGCGCGCATAGGTCATCTTCCAGTTGAACTCGTCATCACGCCCCTTGAACCACCCTTTGCTTCGGGCAAAGGAAATGACGTTCTTGCTATAGAGCACATTCTTCTTGTCTTTCATGTTGAAGTTTCCGATACGGCTTTGGTTGGCATGTGCACAGATAGCGTCATCGGGGATGCGCTGGGCCACCCACACGACTTTCTTGCTTCCCGCGCCACAGCCCATCATCTCCATGATCCAGGCTTCATTGGGGTCGCAGATGGTGAAGGTTTCGCCCTCGCTGTTGTAGCCATAAGCCTCTACCAAGGTTGTCATCACGCGAATGGCTTCGCGGGCTGTGCGTGAGCGTTGCAGGGCAATGTAAATGAGACTTCCATAGTCGAGAATGCCTGTGGAGTCGACCATTTCGGCACGCCCGCCATAGGTGGTTTCGCCAATGGTCACTTGATATTCGTTGATGTTGCCAATGATATTATAGGTCACGGGAGCCTCGGGGATGAAACCATGACACACGCTTGTTTCCCAATCATTGACGGCACGCATTTCACCTTTCTCATGCGTGGCTGCCGGATAATGGGTCAACCCGAGAAACGAACCATAGCTGTCGGCATTGTAGGTGCAGATGACGCTTCCGTTGACACTGGCTTTCTTGCCTACAATGAAATTCGTGCAAGCCTCTGAAGGGACTGCATAAAGCATGAGGCCCAAAAGCAGAAAAAGAGTTTTATTGATGTTCATACTGATATATTAATGGTTAACATTCAAAAAAATTACATATTACATATTACATATTACGTTAAGCCCGATATGTTAATGAGAAATGAGGAATGTTTAGTGTGTAATGTATTTTAATGTATAATTATGAATTATGAATTATGAATTTTCCATTAAACATTAAACACTCAACAATCAACATTAAACATTAAGCATCCTTATTTTTCCTTTTTCGATAAAAGCCTTTCCTCCTATCCATTCGGTCATAGCAGGCTCGCCATTGAACGTATAACTGTTCAACACCTCTTTGCCACAGACTTCGACAACGGCATGATGCAACGTGTGACCATCGTCGAAGACGACTTCATGAAAAGCCAATCGGCGGAGTGCATTTTCCTTCATAGTCTATCGGGTCATGGGCTTATCCAATTCACCCTCAGGTATCATGGGAGTTGAGGGAGGAGTAAGGGGTTGCCTCTGACGGGAAGAATCGCGCGACAGGCTGTCGGCCTGGGCTTTCATTTCAAGCTTCTCTTGACTGGCATGCATGCGAAGGAGTCTGATTCCGCTGACTATCATCAGCTTGAGTGTCGTGGTGTTCTCTCCAGGACTCTGACTTCGGCTGAGCATGAAGAAGCCTCTGACTTCCTTGATGCCTAACCGATGATCATCGCTCACCCTAAGACTGCTATGACCTCCTGTCGAAAGATGAACCGTCTGTGAAGCTATGCTGTCATTGCTGAACCTCACGGAAAGCATCACAACACCATCGCGCATACCGTCCTGATAAATGAAATCACTATTGAAATCAAGCATCAAGACATCACCCTTATGGAAAGCCGAGTCGGCTTTCAATGAGAAGCTATGCTGATTGAAAGGCTTCTGCGGTGCAAGCACCAATGAGGTTTCCTCACGCCACACATTGGCCGTGTCTCCTGTAAGACCAACATTGGCGAAAGCATCTCCTGCCGAACCACCAAGTGCCACAGATTCATCTCTGAAACGCTTGGCAAGGTTTTCATAGATTGTTTTCAGCTGCTCGGTGTGGCGCAGATAATACACCAATGAAGAATCGAAGTCAGCCTCAGTGTAACCATGTTTCTGAAGCACAGCCGTATGATATTTCACCATATTGACAGAGTCGTTGCCCGAGACCAAAGCCATGGCGTCAGCCAGATGATAATCATAAAGAATATCTTCCAGCTCTCCAGGCTGGATATAGCGGGAAGGCACAGTGGGCTTACAGCCTGCAATAAGCATCAGGAAGCCCACACACATCACGGTTTTCAATATTGCTTGCTTCATCAGCATCTTTTTATTTCTTTCTAAACGCTCCCTTCACAGTTTCTGAAAGGTGTTCAATCTCATTTCGATAGAACAGGAAAAGTGCAACAATACCTACAGAAATGCAGGCATCGGCAAAGTTGAACACTGGCGAGAAGAAGATAAATTCATCTCCTCCCTTGAACGGAACCCATGACGGATAAGTGGTTACAATCATCGGGAAATAGAACATGTCGACCACCTTGCCTTGCAGGAAAGGAGCATAACCTGTTCCAAAGGGCACGAAGCCTGCCACACTGAACGGAGTAGAGGATTCGAAGATGAGTCCATAGAACATGGAGTCGAGAATGTTTCCCACCGCACCGGCAAGAATCATCGACAGCACGACAATATATCCCGTCGTGTGCTTCTGCTTGAGCACCTGCCGAAGATACCAGCCTATTGCCGTGATTGCCACGAGGCGGAAAAGGCTGAGCACCAGTTTGTTGAAAAAGGTCATGCCGTAGGCCATGCCATTGTTTTCAACAAAACTGATATAGAACCAATCGGTGATATGGATAGACTCACCAAGACAAAAATGTGTCTTGACCTCAATCTTGATGAACTGATCTATAAGAAGAATGACAGCTATCAGGATAAAGGCCAGGACACCATCGGATAGAATTTTGTTCTTTTTCATTTCTTTCTTGCGTTCTTCGATGCCACGCTCAATGTGGCATGAGGCACAATGCGGAGGCGTTCCTTTGGAATCAATTCGCCTGTCATGCGGTCAATCCCATAGGTTTTGTTCTCAATTCTGAGCAATGCGCCCTCTAAAGCTCTGATGAATTTCTGCTGGCGCTGTGACATCTGAATCATTTCTTCCTTGCTCTGGTTGGCATTCCCTTCATCAAGCACCTTGTTATAGGTTGGTGAAGTGTCGTCAACCCCATTGCCGTCTTTATTCATCAACTGATCCATCAGCGCTGTGTATTCCGTACGAGCTACTTTCAATTTGTCATTGATGATAGAACGGAACTCTTCCAATTCCTCATCTGAATAACGTGCTTTCTTGTTCATAGGATATTAAATTTTTGAATTTATATATAAAAGGAAAGAGCCGGTGGCAGAGGGATGTTCCAACTGCCACACGGTAGTCTCTTTTTAATCTTTCTCTACAAGGATATTGAGCTTGAAGTCATCAAATTCAACCTCTGCCCCCTGATTGTCGGCTATCTTGATGTCGTTGGCAAGCACCTGACTCTTGATCATCTCGCCAAAGGATTCAATGGCGGCATCGGTCTGTACATTCGGAGCCACGGTAACAAGGATGCGGTCGGTAATCTCAAGTCCCGTTTCCTTACGCAGATTCTGAATACGGTTAATCAGTTCGCGTGCCATACCCTCACGTTTCAAATCTTCGGTCAACTCTACCTCGAGTGCCACGGTCAGATTGCCCTCATTGCTCACCAACCAGCCTGGAATATCCTCGCTGATGATGTCGACATCACATGCCTCGACAGTCACTGCCTGGCCTTCAACCTCGAAGCTGATGCTTCCCGAAGTTTCGAGTAAGGCAATTTCGTCTTGGGTGAGCGCATCCATGTGGGCTGCCACCGACTTCATCAGTTTGCCAAACTTCTTGCCCATAACTCGGAAATTGCACTTTATCTTCTTCACTAGCATGCCCTGGCCCTCGACAAACAGAAGTTCCTTCACGTTGACTTCATTCTTGATGAGGTCGGCCACGGCTTCAATGTGCTGTCTCTGTTCGGCATCAATGGCAGGAATCATAATCTGAGCCAATGGCTGACGCACCTTGATGTTTATCTTACGACGCAAGGCAAGGGTCATTGAAGTTATCTTCTGTGCCATACCCATTCGGATTTCGAGGTCGGCATCAATAGCCTGCTCGTCGGCAATGGGGAACAGGTCGAGATGCACGCTTTCCAGTTTGCCTCCCAAGTCATGATAGAGTTCGTCGGCATAGAATGGGGCAAACGGAGCCAGCAATTTCGCCACTGTCATCAGGCAGGTATAAAGCGTCTGATAAGCCGAAAGCTTGTCTTCACTCATCTCTGTGCCCCAGAAACGTTTACGGTTCAGACGCACATACCAATTACTCAAATCGTCGTTGACAAAGGCATCTATCAATCGGCCGGCACGCGTGGGGTCAAAGTTTTCCAATTCGTGCTCAACACCCTTTATCAGAGAGTTGGCTTTGGAAATTATCCAACGGTCAATCTCCGGACGGTTTTCAAGTGCCACCTGCTCTGCCTCGGGGTTAAAGCCGTCGACATTAGCATAGAGTGCAAAGAAACTATACGTATTATATAATGTTCCGAACAACTTACGGCGTGTCTCGTCTACT
The nucleotide sequence above comes from Segatella oris. Encoded proteins:
- a CDS encoding RloB family protein, yielding MKKTTKMRGPLVNSERKQGTRAKIVRFLIVCEGKKTEPNYFKALIDDCKSQNNGAKIDKQRTQVVPAAVIGGGACGTCKLVEKAKKLEKEYKCKHQVPFDRVWVVFDKDEYKDFNEAIVKAEEEGMKCAWSNGAFELWFLLHFQGGVEGKCKDYVNRIESILKKELKKEDFSYAKNDKDFYQILQEHGHEAQAMSRAQRLRGSHEGEVDYAAHNPRTEVDLLVKELRNPKIVLDEIEKTRKAREE
- a CDS encoding AAA family ATPase, which translates into the protein MLINFSFGNFRSFRDIKSLRMEAGRVEDLSESVIEKDGFRLLPVAAIYGANSSGKTNVIKALGWFRYIVRNNTKLNPDNFIPHNPFMLDTQTKDAPTAFEIQFLLDNAVYKYGFEYLPREIVREWLYEKKVEPNSKEHVLFERQGEEFTVSTKYFPEGKNKKELTTKNRLFLSLVAQLNGEVSQKLISYFRCCNTISGLEGEGYKQFSLKMLANKLDGYAQAINLFKKLDLGFTELEVEEFKISDETKEKIATLQDVNLKKTLESREYDIYTTHHVYDKEGKVVGQTRFNAEIFESNGTNKIISFSGPLFDTLLKGKVLFVDELDAKLHPMLTRAIVRLFMDKETNPKGAQVVFTTHDTHLLDKDYLRRDQVWFTEKDATEASDLYSLLEFKERNDRNFEKNYIEGRYGAIPFIR
- a CDS encoding smalltalk protein, with amino-acid sequence MKNNTWKVILQTVITILTAIATTLGVSSCM
- a CDS encoding dipeptidase; translation: MNINKTLFLLLGLMLYAVPSEACTNFIVGKKASVNGSVICTYNADSYGSFLGLTHYPAATHEKGEMRAVNDWETSVCHGFIPEAPVTYNIIGNINEYQVTIGETTYGGRAEMVDSTGILDYGSLIYIALQRSRTAREAIRVMTTLVEAYGYNSEGETFTICDPNEAWIMEMMGCGAGSKKVVWVAQRIPDDAICAHANQSRIGNFNMKDKKNVLYSKNVISFARSKGWFKGRDDEFNWKMTYARPDFGGRRFCDARVWAFFNRFADGFSRYLPWAEGLDPNAEDMPLWIVPKHKLSVQDVQTAMRDHYEGTPLATDTLDIGGGIWQMPYRPSPLVYKVNGKAYFNERPVSTQQTTFSYVSEMRSWLPREIGGVLWFGNDDGNMIAYTPVYCGNTVRPECYNTPGADALTFSMKNAFWVCNWVSNMVYPRYSQMFPSLKAVRDSLEQSYFAQQAEIEKEACRRYATDKAAALRQLNDYSNLQAQRMLARWTQLAFHLIVKYNDMVVRPTDENGNFLRTKRGTPAPVWRSGYPAPYARKLAKELTPMP
- a CDS encoding DUF4296 domain-containing protein; the encoded protein is MLMKQAILKTVMCVGFLMLIAGCKPTVPSRYIQPGELEDILYDYHLADAMALVSGNDSVNMVKYHTAVLQKHGYTEADFDSSLVYYLRHTEQLKTIYENLAKRFRDESVALGGSAGDAFANVGLTGDTANVWREETSLVLAPQKPFNQHSFSLKADSAFHKGDVLMLDFNSDFIYQDGMRDGVVMLSVRFSNDSIASQTVHLSTGGHSSLRVSDDHRLGIKEVRGFFMLSRSQSPGENTTTLKLMIVSGIRLLRMHASQEKLEMKAQADSLSRDSSRQRQPLTPPSTPMIPEGELDKPMTR
- a CDS encoding lipoprotein signal peptidase, which produces MKKNKILSDGVLAFILIAVILLIDQFIKIEVKTHFCLGESIHITDWFYISFVENNGMAYGMTFFNKLVLSLFRLVAITAIGWYLRQVLKQKHTTGYIVVLSMILAGAVGNILDSMFYGLIFESSTPFSVAGFVPFGTGYAPFLQGKVVDMFYFPMIVTTYPSWVPFKGGDEFIFFSPVFNFADACISVGIVALFLFYRNEIEHLSETVKGAFRKK
- a CDS encoding TraR/DksA family transcriptional regulator translates to MNKKARYSDEELEEFRSIINDKLKVARTEYTALMDQLMNKDGNGVDDTSPTYNKVLDEGNANQSKEEMIQMSQRQQKFIRALEGALLRIENKTYGIDRMTGELIPKERLRIVPHATLSVASKNARKK